In the genome of Chaetodon auriga isolate fChaAug3 chromosome 15, fChaAug3.hap1, whole genome shotgun sequence, one region contains:
- the mettl27 gene encoding methyltransferase-like protein 27, which yields MSAATNTFENVKATILSAHKNSTLKEKTDFYDSWAENYDQDVAILDYRAPSLAADCISSHFSGDREAAVVLDVTCGTGLVAKQMKTHGFGHFVGIDGSKAMVELARKSGLYQDLKLSMLGEEPLPVQWGLFDVVVIVGSLSVGQVPVHVVRELCKATKPGGYVCMTTRNNCSNKEYKAALESELKQMEQEGLWACVEVTEVEDWERAVSEHEDGYISGVVYLYRRPQLQHSA from the exons ATGTCAGCAGCCACtaacacatttgaaaatgtgaaagcGACCATCTTATCAGCTCATAAGAACTCCACATTAAAGGAAAAGACCGACTTCTACGACTCGTGGGCAGAGAATTACGATCAA GATGTGGCTATTCTGGACTACCGAGCACCAAGTCTGGCAGCAGACTGCATCTCCTCCCATTTCAGCGGTGACCGTGAAGCGGCTGTCGTGTTGgatgtgacctgtggcacaGGACTGGTGGCCAAACAG ATGAAGACACATGGATTTGGACATTTTGTGGGAATTGATGGAAGCAAGGCCATGGTGGAGCTGGCCAGAAAGAGCGGGTTGTACCAGGACCTGAAGCTGTCCATGCTGGGAGAGGAGCCGCTGCCTGTCCAGTGGG GTTTGTTTGATGTGGTTGTGATTGTCGGATCGCTGAGTGTTGGTCAGGTCCCGGTTCATGTGGTCAGAGAGTTGTGCAAGGCCACCAAACCAG GTGGCTACGTTTGCATGACAACCAGAAACAACTGTTCCAACAAGGAGTACAAAGCTGCCTTGGAGAGTGAGCTGAAGCAGATGGAGCAAGAGGGGCTGTGGGCTTGTGTAGAGGTCACTGAGGTGGAAGACTGGGAGAGAGCGGTGTCAGAGCACGAGGACGGCTACATATCTGGTGTCGTGTACCTTTATAGGAGGCCACAACTACAGCACAGCGCATGA